One part of the Panulirus ornatus isolate Po-2019 chromosome 73, ASM3632096v1, whole genome shotgun sequence genome encodes these proteins:
- the PolE2 gene encoding DNA polymerase epsilon subunit 2, with product MTSNKSLVVNLFKLHGLTARSDGAKYLCELLEPLPKDEHEKWIEKVIEAVQKLPISSTLISKEDIHKAAKEVGTADNDDIENLLQVVDIFRVPRLTYNNERKKFVVAPAIPRDLHGEASDKAALFRERYTVVHQRTCNHDLFRQPVVGTTEEDGKKFGLTKVEYLLGSSCRLQEVVVLGLLTQLIEGQHHLEDDTGAVQLDLSDTKFHNGLFTHNCFILVEGWYEDGLLHANAVGLPPPEAANSTRARMGNVNYFGGQGTVCTKNILKLQQVEQENKDAMFVLLSDVWLDKIKVTDKLRTLFAGYAHFPPTAFIFCGNFLSSCHGANQAFELQQALASLGSIISGYPELITNSRFIFVPGPNDPGPGNIFPRPSLPEYVTKEIKKTVPNSIFVNNPCRLLYCTQEIVIFRENIVAKMCRNCIYFPTSSDEIPSHFAKTLVSQGHLAPLPLHVLPVYWGLDHCLSLHPTPDLIITADKGDAFTTTHNESIIVNPGSFSTTDFSFKVYMPATRQIEDSQIGDDDDAI from the exons ATGACCTCCAACAAGAGCCTCGTTGTGAATCTCTTTAAATTACATGGACTGACTGCCCGGAG TGATGGGGCCAAGTACTTGTGTGAATTGCTTGAACCACTACCCAAAGATGAACATGAAAAATGGATTGAGAAGGTTATAGAAGCTGTTCAGAAGCTTCCAATAAGTTCCACTCTGATTTCAAAGGAAGACATCCATAAAGCGGCAAAG GAAGTTGGTACTGCTGACAATGATGATATAGAAAATCTCTTGCAAGTTGTTGACATCTTCAGAGTTCCCAGACTCACGTATAATAATGAGAGGAAGAAATTTGTGGTTGCACCAGCAATTCCAAGAGACCTTCATGGAGAAGCCTCAGACAAAGCTGCCCTTTTCCGGGAAAG ATACACTGTTGTGCATCAACGAACTTGTAACCATGATTTGTTTCGTCAACCAGTTGTAGGCACAACTGAAGAGGACGGAAAGAAATTTGGTCTGACAAAG GTTGAATATCTGCTGGGGTCAAGCTGCCGCCTACAGGAAGTAGTAGTGTTGGGTTTACTTACACAGCTGATAGAAGGCCAGCACCATCTTGAGGATGACACAGGGGCCGTCCAACTTGACCTTAGTGACACCAAGTTTCATAATG GTTTGTTTACCCACAACTGTTTTATCCTGGTGGAGGGATGGTACGAGGATGGATTATTACATGCTAATGCTGTTGGATTACCACCTCCAGAGGCTGCTAACTCAACAAG AGCACGAATGGGCAATGTTAACTACTTTGGTGGCCAGGGAACTGTGTGCACAAAAAATATCCTAAAGCTTCAACAAGTGGAGCAGGAGAATAAGGATGCGATGTTTGTTCTTCTGTCAGATGTTTGGTTAGATAAGATTAAG GTTACAGATAAATTACGTACCCTTTTTGCTGGCTATGCTCATTTCCCACCTACAGCCTTCATCTTCTGTGGCAACTTCTTATCTTCATGTCATGGAGCTAATCAG GCATTTGAGCTGCAGCAGGCACTGGCATCGTTAGGAAGCATCATTTCAGGATATCCTGAGCTAATAACTAATTCCAGATTCATCTTTGTGCCAGGACCAAATGATCCAGGACCAGGCAATATTTTTCCCAG GCCTTCTCTGCCCGAGTATGTcaccaaagaaataaaaaagacagTGCCTAACTCCATCTTCGTGAACAATCCATGCCGCTTGCTCTACTGCACTCAGGAGATTGTTATCTTCAGGGAAAACATTGTTGCCAAAATGTGTCGCAATTGCATTTACTTCCCCACCAGTTCTGATGAGATTCCCTCCCAC TTTGCAAAGACATTAGTGAGTCAGGGCCACTTGGCACCACTGCCATTACATGTGTTGCCTGTTTATTGGGGCTTagaccactgcctctctctccatcccacaccagacctcatcaTCACAGCAGATAAAGGAGATGCCTTCACTACAACACACAACGAGTCCATCATTGTGAACCCG GGTTCCTTCTCCACAActgatttttcttttaaagtttacaTGCCAGCAACGAGACAGATTGAAGACAGCCAgattggagatgatgatgatgccatctGA